The Triticum aestivum cultivar Chinese Spring chromosome 3A, IWGSC CS RefSeq v2.1, whole genome shotgun sequence genome includes a region encoding these proteins:
- the LOC100192193 gene encoding WRKY transcription factor 71, translated as MSSGGGGGGDQGRHGLYHQHGHGQLTRYDGAGGYELSNDDMESFFFSQPEGVGGGVRADEIAPYSSITSYLQGFLDPTGLARHLDVPAKHELSVDVRSHDQDSQGTGSAAGESAALLTPNSSVSFSSGGGDGEGKSRRSKKGRAQEPDDQEDGKDHEDGESSKTANNKPKKKAEKRPRLPRVSFLTKSEVDHLEDGYRWRKYGQKAVKNSPYPRSYYRCTTPKCGVKKRVERSYQDPSTVITTYEGQHTHHSPASLRGSAAHLFMPPGLHGLPPPHLIPPGVFHPELMSMMRMPYPSPNMHLLSVPPPPHHHPTSHPMAGTLQQYHFTDYALLQDLSTSTMPNNP; from the exons ATGTCTTCCGGTGGTGGCGGGGGAGGGGATCAGGGCCGTCATGGCCTCTACCACCAGCATGGCCACGGCCAACTCACCCGCTACGATGGCGCCGGCGGCTACGAGCTCAGCAACGACGACATGGAGAGCTTCTTCTTCAGCCAGCCTGAGGGCGTCGGCGGTGGCGTGCGCGCCGACGAGATCGCGCCGTACTCGAGCATCACGAGCTACCTGCAGGGGTTCTTGGACCCCACCGGGCTAGCTCGGCATCTCGACGTGCCGGCCAAGCACGAGCTGTCGGTCGACGTTAGGAGCCATGACCAAGACAGCCAGGGCACCGGCAGCGCTGCTGGAGAAAGCGCGGCGCTGCTAACACCCAACTCATCGGTATCTTTCTCGTCCGGAGGCGGGGACGGTGAGGGAAAGTCTCGCCGGAGCAAGAAGGGCCGGGCGCAGGAGCCGGATGACCAGGAGGATGGGAAGGACCATGAAGATGGGGAAAGTTCCAAGACAGC GAATAACAAACCCAAAAAGAAAGCCGAGAAGAGGCCGCGGCTGCCCCGCGTCTCCTTCCTCACCAAGAGCGAGGTCGATCACCTCGAGGACGGCTACCGCTGGCGCAAATACGGCCAGAAGGCCGTCAAGAACAGCCCTTATCCAAG GAGCTACTACCGGTGCACTACGCCCAAGTGCGGCGTGAAGAAGCGGGTGGAGCGGTCGTACCAGGACCCGTCGACGGTGATCACCACGTACGAAGGGCAGCACACGCACCACAGCCCCGCCAGCCTCCGGGGAAGCGCCGCGCACCTCTTTATGCCCCCCGGACTCCACGGGCTCCCGCCGCCGCACCTCATACCGCCGGGGGTGTTCCACCCAGAGCTGATGAGCATGATGCGCATGCCCTACCCAAGCCCTAACATGCACCTGCTGAGCGTGCCACCGCCTCCCCATCATCATCCAACCTCTCATCCAATGGCGGGAACTCTCCAGCAGTACCATTTCACTGACTACGCGCTATTGCAAGACCTCTCCACTTCCACAATGCCCAACAACCCCTGA